A segment of the Balaenoptera musculus isolate JJ_BM4_2016_0621 chromosome 9, mBalMus1.pri.v3, whole genome shotgun sequence genome:
GGCGGTGCCGCCATGACTATTCTCCCCAAAAAGAAACCGCCGCCTCCCGACGCCGACCCCACCAacgagccgccgccgccgcccgggccgCTGCCCCCGGCGCCTCGCCGCGGCGGGGGTGTAGGCGTGGGCGGCGGCGATCGCGACCGTGACTCGGACGTCGTTGGCGCCGGTCCTCGAGCCTCGCCACCGCCTCAGGGCCCGCTCCCGGGGCCACCGGGTGCCCTCCATCGCTGGGCGCTGGCCGTGCCGCCCGGCGCCGTGGCAGGCCCCCGGCCACAGcaggcctctcctcctccttgcgGGGGCCCCGGCGGTCCCGGGGACGCGTTGGGTGCCACGGCAACGGGCGTGGGCGTGGCGGTGGGCGTGGGCAGTGCCGTGGACGTGGGCGGCGGCTGCTCTGGGCCGGGTCACAGCAAGCGGCGGCGTCAAGCCCCCGGGGTCGGCGCGGTTGGCGGGGCGAGTCCTGAGCGTGAGGAGGTCGGCGCCGGTTACAACAGTGAGGATGAGTATGAAGCGGCTGCGGCGCTCGTAGAGGCCATGGACCCCGCCACCGTCGAGCAGCAAGAGCACTGGTTTGAAAAGGCCCTGCGAGACAAGAAGGGCTTCATCAtcaagcagatgaaggaggacgGCGCCTGCCTCTTCCGGGCTGTGGCTGACCAGGTGTACGGAGACCAGGACATGCACGAGGTTGTGCGAAGGCACTGCATGGACTATCTGATGAAGAATGCCGACTACTTCTCTAACTATGTCACAGAGGACTTTACCATCTACATCCACCGGAAGCGGAAAAACAACTGCCATGGCAACCACGTCGAGATGCAGGCCATGGCAGAGATGTACAACCGGCCCGTGGAGGTGTACCAGTACAGCACAGAACCCATCAACACATTCCATGGGATCCATCAAAATGAGGACGCACCCATCCGTGTCAGCTACCATCGGAATATCCACTACAATTCAGTGGTGAATCCTAACAAGGCCACCATTGGCGTGGGGCTGGGGCTGCCGTCATTCAAGCCGGGCTCTGCAGAGCAGTCCCTGATGAAGAAGGCCATCAAAACCTCGGAGGAGTCGTGGATTGAACAGCAGATGCTGGAGGACAAGAAGCgggccacagactgggaggccaCAGAGGAGGCCATTGAGGAGCAAGTGGCTCGGGAGTCCTACCTGCAGTGGCTGAGCGATCAGCGGAGACGGGCTCGCCAAGCCCGCGGCCCCAGCCAGCCCCGGAAGGCCAGCGCCACGTGCAGCTCTGCCACGGCAGCAGCCTCCAGTGGTCTGGAGGAGTGGACCAGCCGGTCCCCAAGGCAGCGGAGTTCAGCCTCGTCACCCGAGCACCCTGAGCTGCATGCCGAGCTGGCCCTCGAGCCCCCTTCCCCAGGCACTGTCTTAGCTCTTGCCAAACCTCCTTCACCCTGTGCACCAGGTACAAGCAGCCAGTTCTCGACAGGGGCCGACCGGGCTACTTCTCCCCTCGTGTCCCTCTACCCTGCTCTGGAGTGCCGGGCCCTCATTCAGCAGATGTCCCCCTCTGCCTTTGGCCTGAACGACTGGGATGACGATGAGATCCTAGCGTCGGTGCTGGCAGTGTCCCAACAGGAATACCTAGACagtatgaagaaaaacaaagtgcaCCGAGACCCACCCCCAGACAAGAGTTGATGGAGACCCAGAGACTGGAGACCATCTCCCAACCCCCACACTCCTGCCCTCTGGTGCCACCCCACCTTCTTTGGCTTTCTTCCCTCTTGCCGTCTtccttcttcccccctcccctcctttcactcctccccacttccctctggcTAGCCCACCCCTGTGCGCCCTCTCATCGctgccaccaccatcatcacctgcCTCTTCGCCAGCTGACGTGCCCTGTTGCCCCCTGCACAGCACCATCCCTCCATCCCACAGGGGACTCGGGCAAGGGCGCTGAAGGTAGGCGAGAGGCACACAGAGACAAACCAACTGGCAGCCAGGCAGCCCCTGAGGAGAGACATTCAGACAGAGGAAAGTCTCCCTGTCCCCGATTCCTTCCAAGATCAGAAACTTGTCACCCCGCCACAAATGATGCTGGGGAGGCGGGAGGAAGAAGTGGGAAAATCTCCGTCCCAGTACCCCAGGAATGTCTGAGCCTTCAGTGTTGaactttttccttattaaaatgtACTGTTATCTTATAAAATCAGCCAATCAAAAAGTGATGtagacaataacaacaaaaaatagaactaccatatgacccagcatttccactcctgggtatttactgGATGTAAACAaacacactaatttgaaaagattgcatccccatgttcattgcagcattatttacagtagccaaaatgtggaggcaacctaaatgtccatcaacagatgaatggacaaagaagatgtggtatgtatgcatacaatgaaatattactcagccataaaaaagaataaaatcttgcaaTCTGCAACAActtgatggacctagagggtattatgctcagtgaaataaacagagaaagacaaataccatatgatctcacttatatctaaaaacaaaacaaacaaaacaaaatgaaaacagactcatagatacagagaacaaatgggtggttgccagagcaCAGAGGGATGAGGAGATGGGAGAAGTAGGTGAAgggaagaggtacaaacttccagctataaaataagtaagtcagaGGCATGTCATGTATAGCagagggaatatagtcaatagtaGTGtaatttgtatggtgacagatgctttctagatttattgtggtgatcatttcgaatccctatattgtacatctgaaactaacataatattgtacatcaactatacttcgatttaaaatataaataaataactatgaaTATAATAATAGCAGAAGAAAGGTATCTGCATGTCCTAAGAAGTTCCCGAGCTGGCAGCACCTGAATAATCTCTTTTATTTGCAGCACAAGACCCTATGTGGGTTCTCATCCACTTTCCACCATACATACCCCTCCCAAGTCTCCTCTGACAATGGAGGAACTTATCTAAACCTGCTAACCTCTCATGAATGTCCACGTGGGACCCATGAGATGGTCATTTCATCTTCTCAAGGAGCTTCAGGAGGGTCTCACCGCGTTGCTCATCTCAAATTCTTAGTGTGTAGACGGTGCCCAGTGACTGAGTGACCAGGAGAAGGTTTGCCCAGTTGAGTCTCAGG
Coding sequences within it:
- the LOC118900908 gene encoding OTU domain-containing protein 5-like, producing the protein MTILPKKKPPPPDADPTNEPPPPPGPLPPAPRRGGGVGVGGGDRDRDSDVVGAGPRASPPPQGPLPGPPGALHRWALAVPPGAVAGPRPQQASPPPCGGPGGPGDALGATATGVGVAVGVGSAVDVGGGCSGPGHSKRRRQAPGVGAVGGASPEREEVGAGYNSEDEYEAAAALVEAMDPATVEQQEHWFEKALRDKKGFIIKQMKEDGACLFRAVADQVYGDQDMHEVVRRHCMDYLMKNADYFSNYVTEDFTIYIHRKRKNNCHGNHVEMQAMAEMYNRPVEVYQYSTEPINTFHGIHQNEDAPIRVSYHRNIHYNSVVNPNKATIGVGLGLPSFKPGSAEQSLMKKAIKTSEESWIEQQMLEDKKRATDWEATEEAIEEQVARESYLQWLSDQRRRARQARGPSQPRKASATCSSATAAASSGLEEWTSRSPRQRSSASSPEHPELHAELALEPPSPGTVLALAKPPSPCAPGTSSQFSTGADRATSPLVSLYPALECRALIQQMSPSAFGLNDWDDDEILASVLAVSQQEYLDSMKKNKVHRDPPPDKS